The Planktothrix tepida PCC 9214 genome window below encodes:
- a CDS encoding Ig-like domain-containing protein yields MTSSAINTTPATLALRISPSNGLYNTGNGILIFPTTEFSGKFETFPGNIQNLVPLSSGIGTTLPGAAGGVLFVPDEPILEAISIETNTPVYLAKTADGQYQTLEGQTTGEIQAGPAGSTIFVPDGYTPATPSPTATPSPTATPSPTATPSPIATPSPTATPSPTATPSPTATPSPSPSESQPIRIQGAGTGTEGDDTILGSNQNDTISGLDGNDSIFGLGGNDLLQGDAGQDQINGNEGNDAIVGGADDDCLRGGQGDDLIFGDAGSDLAFGDRDNDTLNGGTEADSLYGGQGNDSIRGGGEDDLLYGDKGNDTLSGEVGNDSVNGGDGDDILSGNSGQDFLSGGAGDDQLFGGGDDDSLVGGQGADILYGDLGNDTVSGGDDNDQLFGNAGDDVLNGDNGADSLYGGAGEDILNGGKGRDFLSGDGGNDLLAGGAGVDTLTGGAGDDIFVLGYVITQAPNGGSFITGTTGGTSIELADIITDFTTTDQLGLSGGLTFQDLEISQGQASNASNTIIKDKNTGEFLAVLQGVNATTLSESNFVLDPTVPLPPTTPPTPTPTTPPTTTPTTPPIPTPSQPTPPPVEPPTPAVLQAENDTVSGLQNSLLEIPSNTITSNDTGVGLLTVTEVTQPSNGTAVLNRDSRMITYTPDKNFSGLDTFDYQIRDDNGATGTATITVEVISINEPPILDLNSSQPGNNYSTVFVEGTTPVAITGSVSILDADDSDLTSATITLINSPNGDVEGLSIQGALPSGITAGAYDPTTGIILLTGTAPISSYEIALSQVVYSNTSQNPDPENRIIDVVVTDHENDSNIAISTVTIDAVNNPPVNTVPGTQLTNGSQPIVFSQANNNQILISDPDADGNPIQVTLTASTGTLTLGATPANVEISGDGTTTVTLVGRLENINTALNGLTFAPPASLNTSATLQIVTTDNGNTGSGGPQTASSTXWERKINS; encoded by the coding sequence ATGACAAGTTCTGCTATCAATACAACTCCTGCTACTTTAGCCTTAAGAATTTCTCCGAGTAATGGTTTGTACAATACAGGAAATGGAATCTTAATTTTTCCGACCACAGAATTTTCGGGTAAATTTGAAACATTCCCTGGAAATATTCAAAATTTAGTCCCCCTTTCTAGTGGCATCGGAACAACTTTACCTGGGGCTGCTGGGGGAGTGCTTTTTGTACCGGATGAACCGATTTTAGAAGCGATATCAATTGAAACGAATACACCTGTTTATTTAGCCAAAACAGCAGATGGTCAATATCAAACTTTAGAGGGTCAAACAACAGGAGAGATTCAAGCAGGGCCAGCCGGAAGTACAATTTTTGTTCCCGATGGATATACCCCTGCAACCCCTAGCCCTACAGCAACTCCCAGTCCAACTGCAACTCCTAGCCCTACAGCCACACCCAGTCCCATAGCCACACCCAGTCCCACAGCCACACCCAGTCCCACAGCCACACCCAGTCCCACAGCCACCCCTAGTCCTAGCCCCAGCGAGTCCCAACCCATTCGGATTCAAGGTGCGGGCACAGGTACAGAAGGTGATGATACGATTCTGGGAAGTAATCAAAATGATACGATTTCTGGCTTAGACGGAAATGACAGTATCTTTGGTTTAGGAGGAAATGACCTTCTACAAGGAGATGCAGGACAAGATCAAATTAATGGTAATGAAGGAAATGATGCCATTGTCGGAGGCGCTGATGATGACTGTTTGCGTGGAGGTCAAGGGGATGATTTGATCTTCGGTGATGCCGGGAGTGATCTGGCTTTCGGTGATCGAGATAATGATACCTTGAATGGCGGAACCGAGGCAGATAGTTTATATGGTGGCCAAGGCAATGATAGTATCCGAGGGGGAGGCGAAGATGACCTCCTCTATGGGGATAAAGGTAATGATACGCTATCGGGTGAAGTGGGTAATGATAGCGTTAACGGAGGAGATGGAGACGATATTTTATCAGGAAATTCTGGTCAGGATTTCTTGAGTGGCGGTGCGGGAGATGATCAACTCTTTGGTGGCGGAGATGACGATAGTTTAGTCGGAGGTCAAGGGGCGGATATCCTCTACGGAGATTTAGGAAATGATACTGTCTCTGGCGGTGATGATAACGATCAACTGTTTGGAAATGCCGGAGATGATGTTCTCAATGGAGATAATGGAGCGGATAGTTTATATGGAGGTGCGGGGGAAGATATTCTCAATGGCGGTAAAGGTCGAGATTTCCTCTCCGGTGATGGGGGGAATGATTTATTAGCAGGGGGAGCCGGAGTAGACACCCTGACTGGAGGTGCGGGAGATGATATTTTTGTTTTGGGTTATGTTATTACTCAAGCTCCCAATGGGGGCAGCTTTATTACAGGAACTACAGGCGGAACCAGTATTGAATTAGCAGATATTATTACAGATTTTACCACAACTGATCAGCTTGGGTTATCGGGAGGATTAACATTCCAAGATCTCGAAATTTCCCAAGGTCAAGCCTCCAATGCCAGTAATACAATTATCAAAGATAAAAATACGGGTGAATTTTTAGCGGTTTTACAAGGGGTTAATGCGACTACCTTAAGCGAATCTAACTTTGTTCTTGACCCCACTGTCCCTCTTCCTCCCACAACTCCCCCAACCCCAACCCCAACAACCCCACCGACCACGACCCCAACCACTCCACCCATACCAACTCCCTCTCAACCCACACCTCCTCCGGTTGAACCCCCAACTCCAGCCGTTTTGCAGGCTGAAAATGATACGGTATCGGGTTTACAAAATAGTTTATTGGAGATTCCCTCTAATACAATCACCAGTAATGACACAGGGGTTGGACTGCTGACGGTGACAGAAGTTACTCAACCGTCTAATGGGACAGCAGTTTTAAATCGGGATAGTAGAATGATTACTTATACTCCTGATAAAAATTTTTCTGGTTTAGATACATTTGATTATCAAATCCGAGATGATAATGGAGCAACGGGAACGGCTACTATTACCGTTGAAGTTATATCTATTAATGAGCCTCCAATTTTAGATCTTAATAGTTCCCAACCGGGCAATAATTACAGCACTGTTTTTGTGGAAGGGACAACTCCGGTCGCAATTACTGGAAGTGTGAGTATTCTTGATGCAGATGATTCAGATTTGACTTCAGCAACGATTACTTTAATTAATAGTCCCAATGGTGACGTAGAAGGTTTGTCAATACAAGGAGCCTTACCTTCAGGGATTACAGCAGGAGCTTATGATCCGACAACAGGAATTATTCTCCTAACCGGAACAGCACCCATTTCTAGCTATGAAATTGCACTGTCTCAAGTTGTTTATAGTAATACTTCCCAAAATCCTGATCCTGAAAATCGAATCATTGATGTAGTCGTTACGGATCATGAAAATGATAGTAATATTGCAATTAGCACAGTTACTATTGATGCGGTTAATAATCCTCCCGTTAATACGGTTCCAGGAACACAATTAACAAATGGTAGTCAACCGATTGTATTTAGTCAAGCTAATAATAATCAAATTTTGATTAGTGACCCGGATGCTGATGGAAACCCGATTCAAGTTACCTTAACAGCTAGTACGGGAACTTTAACCTTGGGTGCAACACCGGCTAATGTGGAAATTTCTGGCGATGGAACAACAACAGTAACCTTAGTAGGTCGTCTGGAAAATATTAATACGGCTCTTAATGGTTTAACGTTCGCACCTCCTGCATCCTTGAATACCTCGGCAACTCTCCAAATTGTGACAACGGATAACGGAAATACAGGTAGTGGTGGCCCCCAAACAGCTTCTAGTACGNGGTGGGAACGCAAAATCAACTCTTAA
- a CDS encoding proton extrusion protein PcxA, translating to MTTSSSNFLKRWFGNANQWFRDTPERALDQAYDAALKIRSLENEHFQGEKIPSESHAEYSDRTLAYFNSELKKHLKMIQTRLMVFNASRSVLGLSEQLNPASTVNGEITHNLERNGSLPDSKIISIICEKLDYIDTVISRYHPMPPEDSVALMNAPTNQSLSLRNTVINQDLSITNTPGTNKSLNNGSPTSSSGKTIQQDLTTKPSPSVLPRSLLRTLNRVQQELRPESEFEMIQNYRKSKIKTLVSIRFVLLLILIPLLTQQLAKNFVVGPLVDRIFTNQEQTPIFLNVNMEEEAFVELQHYEQRLKFQTLIGQAPPLTPQELDEKLEEKAKELAEEYKVDGSNAIKNVFADIIAVFMFCFVLVSNRKEVEILKSFMGDLIYGLSDSAKAFIIILSTDMFVGFHSPHGWEVILESTARHFGLPENRDFNFLFIATFPVILDAVFKYWIFRYLNRSSPSAVSTYKTMNE from the coding sequence ATGACGACTTCTAGCTCTAATTTCTTAAAACGATGGTTTGGGAATGCGAATCAATGGTTCCGTGATACGCCTGAACGAGCTTTAGATCAAGCTTATGATGCCGCTTTGAAGATTCGTTCCCTGGAAAATGAGCATTTTCAAGGGGAAAAAATTCCCTCGGAATCTCATGCTGAATATAGCGATCGCACTCTGGCTTATTTTAATTCTGAACTGAAAAAACATCTCAAAATGATTCAGACTCGCTTAATGGTATTTAATGCTAGTCGTTCTGTTTTGGGATTATCTGAACAACTCAATCCAGCCTCAACGGTGAACGGTGAAATCACCCATAACCTGGAAAGGAATGGTTCATTACCTGACTCTAAAATTATTTCTATTATCTGTGAAAAGCTCGATTATATTGATACGGTGATTTCGCGATACCACCCCATGCCACCGGAAGATTCCGTTGCTTTAATGAACGCTCCTACGAATCAATCTCTATCGCTGCGGAACACAGTTATTAATCAAGATCTTAGCATTACAAATACTCCGGGAACGAATAAATCTTTGAATAATGGAAGTCCGACTTCGAGTTCGGGAAAAACAATTCAACAGGATTTAACGACTAAACCTTCCCCCAGTGTTCTTCCTCGATCTTTACTGAGAACTTTAAATCGGGTTCAACAGGAACTCAGACCAGAATCTGAGTTTGAAATGATCCAAAACTATCGAAAATCTAAAATCAAAACCCTTGTTTCTATCCGATTTGTTTTATTGTTAATTTTAATTCCCTTACTCACGCAACAATTGGCTAAAAATTTTGTAGTCGGCCCCCTTGTGGATCGAATTTTTACCAATCAAGAGCAAACGCCTATTTTTCTGAATGTTAATATGGAGGAGGAAGCTTTTGTTGAACTTCAGCATTATGAACAACGGCTGAAATTTCAAACCTTAATTGGTCAAGCTCCTCCCCTAACCCCACAGGAACTCGATGAAAAATTAGAGGAAAAAGCCAAAGAATTAGCGGAAGAATATAAAGTTGACGGAAGTAACGCCATCAAAAATGTTTTTGCTGATATTATCGCTGTTTTCATGTTCTGTTTTGTGCTAGTTTCAAACCGGAAAGAGGTAGAGATTCTGAAATCCTTTATGGGGGATTTAATTTATGGATTGAGTGATAGTGCTAAAGCGTTTATCATTATTTTATCCACCGATATGTTTGTGGGGTTCCACTCTCCCCACGGTTGGGAAGTAATATTAGAAAGTACAGCGCGACATTTTGGACTCCCTGAAAATCGGGATTTTAATTTTCTGTTTATTGCTACTTTTCCGGTTATCCTAGATGCGGTGTTTAAATATTGGATTTTCCGATATCTCAACCGCAGTTCACCTTCTGCTGTTTCTACCTATAAAACGATGAACGAGTAA
- a CDS encoding Ig-like domain-containing protein, with amino-acid sequence MGTQNQLLTISSSTLLANDTDPNNDPLTITQVSNPTNGTVTLSNGNVLFTPVNNYTGPASFLYTISDGQGGTSSATVNITVNPNQPPTLDLNGSQAGNNTQVAFQQGQPAVAIASGSSIVITDADNTTIQSATITVTNPLNGGGESLSANGSLPSGITASSYNSTTGILTLTGNASLAAYQTAIGQVVYNNTANPPNTTTRLVQVQVNDGTSNSNTAASTITVIALNQPPVAVTDGPIFTNNSIQFPISPLANDTDPDGDALTLTSVDNPPTAQGLVTQAGSLVQYTRLGSNTGVDSFNYSISDGQGGTATGQINVELLPLADGTPNLVTGGNFGDNLNGLGGNDTLTGLGGNDTLRGNDGNDSLSGGSGTDLLQGGIGEDTLNGGLTPDTMTGNEGIDQFRYETANDGGGSGFNASSNTEIKAQIGSALYDTITDFEGLGAAVGDQINFATTVIQSFANIATTVQTNITGDVIPGTSPGLFAFNDGSSTYLIYDGNGDNTTGNDSRILAKLDNVNGVTTLNVNDFAGIAGLNLPPVVQGNTTVNITEDITQNLGISSPVDPNNDPLIITVNSIPDSTKGIVRITGQTNSIIIGQTLTSAEISQLEFVPKANVNGSAGVFLYTVSDGENPAVSQTVTINITAVNDLPVAVNDGPIFTNNSIQFPISPLDNDTDPDGDVLTLTSVDNPPTAQGLVTQSGSLVQYTRLGNATGVDSFNYTISDGQGGTATANITINLLPVADNNPNLVTGGSFSDNLNGLGGNDTLVGLEGNDTLRGNDGNDSLSGGSGNDLLDGGAGQDKLFGGLGRDSLIGNLGETDLFIYSDALDGGGTAFNAVGTTITTQIGSGFYDSINNFEGLGQVGGDQISVSTSLIADAANILLSVQTNLSTDVLPTNNPSLFAFDNGKDTYLIYDGNGNNTSGNDSRILAKLEGITGVTSLNSDDIILF; translated from the coding sequence GTGGGAACGCAAAATCAACTCTTAACAATATCCTCTTCCACTCTCTTAGCAAATGATACCGATCCGAATAATGATCCGTTAACCATTACACAAGTTAGTAATCCCACAAATGGGACGGTTACCCTCAGTAATGGAAATGTTCTGTTTACCCCAGTCAATAACTATACAGGGCCGGCTAGTTTCTTGTATACCATTAGTGATGGTCAGGGTGGAACCAGTAGCGCGACGGTTAACATTACTGTTAATCCCAATCAACCCCCAACCCTAGACTTAAATGGTAGCCAAGCGGGAAATAATACCCAAGTAGCCTTTCAACAAGGACAACCTGCTGTTGCGATCGCGAGTGGGAGTAGTATTGTAATTACGGATGCAGACAATACCACCATCCAGTCCGCCACAATTACTGTAACAAATCCACTCAATGGCGGTGGGGAAAGTTTATCAGCTAATGGTTCGTTACCTTCGGGGATTACCGCCAGTAGTTATAACAGCACCACCGGAATTTTAACCTTAACGGGGAATGCCTCACTAGCGGCTTATCAAACCGCCATTGGACAAGTTGTTTATAACAATACAGCTAATCCTCCCAATACCACCACCCGCCTAGTACAGGTTCAGGTGAATGATGGAACGAGCAATAGTAATACAGCGGCAAGTACCATTACGGTGATTGCTTTAAATCAGCCTCCTGTTGCTGTTACCGATGGCCCAATTTTTACTAACAATAGCATCCAATTCCCGATTTCTCCCTTAGCCAATGACACTGACCCCGATGGAGATGCTCTAACGTTAACTTCTGTGGATAATCCTCCCACCGCCCAAGGGTTAGTGACTCAAGCGGGGTCATTAGTTCAGTATACTCGCCTGGGAAGTAATACCGGGGTGGATAGTTTCAACTACAGTATTAGTGATGGTCAAGGGGGGACGGCGACGGGTCAGATTAATGTTGAATTGTTACCCTTAGCGGATGGGACTCCGAACTTAGTAACGGGAGGCAATTTTGGCGATAACCTCAATGGTTTGGGGGGAAATGACACCCTAACCGGTTTGGGGGGGAATGACACCCTGCGAGGAAATGACGGAAATGATAGTTTATCCGGTGGAAGCGGAACAGATCTGTTACAGGGAGGAATTGGAGAGGATACCCTGAATGGCGGTTTAACACCGGATACGATGACCGGAAATGAGGGAATTGACCAATTTCGTTATGAAACTGCTAATGATGGCGGTGGGTCGGGTTTTAATGCAAGTTCTAATACCGAGATTAAAGCTCAAATTGGAAGTGCTTTATATGATACTATCACCGATTTTGAAGGATTAGGGGCTGCGGTCGGAGATCAGATTAATTTTGCCACAACGGTGATTCAATCCTTTGCAAATATTGCCACAACGGTACAAACCAATATTACTGGAGATGTGATTCCGGGTACAAGTCCAGGTCTATTTGCCTTTAATGATGGCAGTAGCACTTACCTAATTTATGATGGTAATGGTGATAATACAACGGGTAATGATTCTCGAATTTTGGCAAAATTAGACAACGTTAATGGTGTGACAACCCTTAATGTTAATGACTTTGCTGGAATTGCTGGCTTAAATCTTCCTCCAGTAGTTCAAGGGAATACGACCGTTAATATTACTGAAGATATAACTCAAAATTTGGGAATTTCATCCCCAGTTGATCCCAATAATGACCCGTTAATTATTACTGTTAATAGTATTCCTGATAGCACTAAAGGAATCGTCCGTATTACGGGTCAAACTAACTCTATTATTATTGGTCAAACGTTAACGAGTGCTGAAATTAGCCAATTAGAATTTGTACCAAAAGCTAATGTTAATGGTTCAGCCGGGGTGTTTTTATATACCGTGAGTGACGGTGAAAATCCTGCGGTCAGTCAAACCGTTACGATTAATATTACGGCCGTTAATGATTTACCTGTTGCGGTTAATGATGGCCCAATTTTCACCAATAATAGTATCCAATTCCCCATTTCTCCCCTGGATAACGATACTGACCCCGATGGAGATGTTCTAACGTTAACTTCTGTGGATAATCCCCCTACAGCACAAGGGTTAGTGACTCAATCGGGGTCATTAGTTCAGTATACTCGTCTGGGAAATGCTACCGGGGTGGATAGTTTCAACTACACTATTAGTGACGGTCAAGGCGGAACAGCCACTGCTAATATTACGATTAACCTGTTACCTGTTGCTGATAATAACCCTAACTTAGTAACGGGAGGCAGTTTTAGCGATAACCTCAATGGTTTGGGGGGAAATGATACCCTCGTCGGTCTGGAGGGGAATGACACCCTGCGGGGAAATGATGGTAATGATAGTTTATCGGGGGGAAGTGGCAACGACCTTCTCGATGGAGGTGCAGGACAAGATAAGCTGTTTGGGGGTTTAGGACGGGATAGCCTCATTGGTAACTTAGGGGAAACAGACCTATTTATTTATAGTGATGCACTTGATGGAGGCGGTACTGCTTTTAATGCGGTGGGAACTACAATTACGACTCAAATTGGCAGTGGTTTCTATGATTCCATTAACAATTTTGAAGGTTTGGGTCAAGTGGGGGGTGATCAAATTAGCGTATCAACCAGTTTAATTGCAGATGCAGCTAATATTCTCCTCAGTGTACAAACGAATCTTTCAACCGATGTCTTGCCTACAAATAACCCTAGTCTATTTGCCTTTGATAATGGTAAGGATACTTACTTAATCTATGATGGCAATGGGAATAACACATCAGGAAATGATTCTCGAATTCTAGCTAAATTAGAGGGAATTACAGGCGTAACATCCTTGAATTCCGATGATATTATTCTGTTTTAG
- a CDS encoding MAPEG family protein, with amino-acid sequence MSMWPSLVTACALLLYLAVTINVGRARIKYKIMPPQMNGDENFERVVRVQQNTLEQLVLFLPTLWLFSEWVSPIWAAGLGAVWVIGRILYAWGYYQVAEKRMLGFAISSLVTFTLLGGAIVGIILSSL; translated from the coding sequence ATGTCAATGTGGCCTAGTTTAGTAACCGCTTGTGCGTTGCTGCTATATTTAGCTGTGACGATTAATGTGGGGCGTGCCCGAATCAAGTACAAAATTATGCCCCCTCAAATGAACGGAGACGAGAATTTTGAGCGAGTGGTGCGCGTCCAACAGAACACCCTCGAACAATTGGTTTTGTTTCTCCCGACGCTGTGGTTGTTTTCGGAATGGGTGAGTCCAATTTGGGCTGCTGGTTTAGGTGCAGTTTGGGTCATCGGACGAATTTTATATGCTTGGGGATATTACCAAGTGGCTGAGAAACGGATGCTGGGGTTTGCCATCAGTTCCCTAGTAACATTTACTCTTCTTGGGGGTGCTATAGTGGGAATAATCCTTTCCAGCCTGTAG
- the hpsL gene encoding hormogonium polysaccharide biosynthesis protein HpsL, translating to MSNFPGQPQQSEHQSHPDPDLNGFEYPVIDLEPPSPKKPNFWRFLAIVASVALLMGLLLFANGVSVNTTIFSSIALMILVLCYRYPRQGLWAFLIYLPFAGTISYWVGNDHFIFHLAKDGFYIPALIGLIVELRKKKLPLIVPPQLRIPLLILFTIAIVTLFAVNGVQQRHATVDNQPFAVGLFGLKVLLGYIPLITGAYYLIRTRKELQFFSRLQIILIVICCILGFIQFILIITGYCSDNSGLPEHLLLRANVQRKCFVGGALGYYPSENFIRLPGTFVAPWHWSWFLVSSTFFGFATAFSDPKLKWRLTGLAALSLVMLNAIISGQRTALLAVPSIVILLLVATSHISRVKRLLVIVVGMVALILATSIFAPEVMSERVDSLIGRWNADPPAVFLTKQTNLSLKAHRGFLGNGLGQATTAARGLGKTRLIEAYYPKLYYEIGPFGVAAFLFLVTTITILGFKSYHQLIDHSLWGYGITFWIFIALISYNPYWYPLDTDPVAVYYWFLVGVLFKLPKIKQQDLKKEQQQEPLPL from the coding sequence ATGTCCAACTTTCCTGGTCAACCCCAACAATCAGAACACCAGAGTCATCCCGACCCTGATCTTAACGGTTTTGAATACCCGGTGATTGATCTTGAACCGCCTTCCCCTAAGAAACCCAATTTCTGGCGGTTCTTAGCAATAGTCGCTAGTGTCGCTTTATTGATGGGACTCTTGCTATTTGCGAATGGGGTTTCTGTAAATACCACAATCTTTAGCAGTATTGCTCTAATGATTCTGGTTTTATGTTATCGATATCCCCGTCAAGGGTTATGGGCTTTTTTAATTTATTTACCCTTTGCGGGGACAATTTCTTATTGGGTTGGCAACGATCATTTTATTTTCCATTTAGCAAAAGATGGGTTTTATATCCCGGCTTTAATCGGTTTAATTGTTGAATTAAGAAAAAAAAAGTTACCGCTTATTGTTCCGCCTCAACTTAGAATTCCCCTGTTAATTTTGTTCACGATTGCTATTGTTACCCTCTTTGCTGTTAATGGTGTTCAACAACGACACGCCACGGTCGATAACCAACCGTTTGCCGTGGGACTCTTCGGCTTAAAAGTTTTACTGGGATATATTCCTCTGATTACCGGAGCCTATTATTTGATTCGGACTCGCAAAGAACTGCAATTTTTTTCTCGTTTGCAAATTATTTTAATCGTCATTTGTTGCATTTTAGGATTCATTCAATTTATATTAATAATAACGGGGTATTGTTCGGATAATAGCGGTTTACCAGAACATTTATTATTGAGGGCAAATGTGCAGCGTAAGTGTTTTGTGGGAGGCGCATTAGGATATTACCCATCGGAAAACTTTATTCGTTTACCCGGAACCTTTGTCGCGCCTTGGCATTGGTCTTGGTTTTTAGTATCCAGCACATTTTTTGGTTTTGCAACGGCCTTTAGTGACCCAAAATTGAAGTGGCGTTTAACGGGTTTAGCGGCGTTATCGTTAGTGATGCTCAATGCCATTATTTCTGGTCAAAGAACAGCTTTGTTAGCGGTTCCATCCATTGTGATTTTGTTGCTAGTGGCGACCAGTCATATCTCACGGGTTAAGCGCTTATTAGTGATTGTTGTAGGGATGGTGGCTTTAATTCTCGCCACATCAATTTTCGCACCAGAGGTCATGTCTGAACGAGTTGATAGCTTGATTGGACGTTGGAATGCTGATCCCCCGGCAGTGTTTTTAACGAAACAAACGAATTTGAGTTTGAAAGCCCATCGCGGTTTTTTAGGCAATGGTTTAGGACAAGCAACAACCGCAGCCAGAGGATTAGGAAAAACACGATTAATTGAAGCTTATTATCCTAAGTTGTACTATGAAATTGGCCCCTTTGGAGTTGCCGCTTTTTTATTCCTGGTGACAACAATTACGATTTTAGGGTTTAAATCCTATCATCAATTAATCGATCATAGTTTATGGGGTTATGGAATTACATTTTGGATTTTTATTGCTTTAATTAGCTATAATCCCTATTGGTATCCTCTCGATACCGATCCAGTGGCTGTTTATTATTGGTTTTTAGTGGGTGTCCTATTCAAATTGCCTAAAATTAAACAACAAGATCTGAAAAAAGAACAGCAACAAGAGCCCCTTCCGCTTTAA
- a CDS encoding GGDEF domain-containing protein: MNQNQLKPYMIIIIEETHPLNFRSFVKLLNQLHLSFVIAPHPDSAIFHAEYTNPDVILIPFDPNQANPQETYHKLKQAKITENVPVLWMNSYSDLNVQYLTSFTSTLEANNPLTASNFSFGDLPIDTTIKSLKNQIEMQQKLLIKLQAENQHLKRLASLDDLTQVANRRQFYSYLQEQWQSCQEDYLSMILCDVDFFKLYNDTYGHLAGDYCLQQIAQAIETAVRRVREPEPYLVARYGGEEFAVILPYLDQENARKVAEEIQLQIRYLKIPHRSSPIRSYITSSLGVACSIPGEESHLQELISAADKAMYHAKSEGRDQVKVASDIL; encoded by the coding sequence ATGAATCAAAATCAATTAAAGCCCTATATGATTATTATTATAGAAGAAACCCATCCCTTAAATTTTAGATCATTTGTTAAATTATTGAACCAACTGCACTTAAGTTTTGTGATTGCGCCTCATCCAGATAGTGCGATTTTTCATGCAGAATATACGAATCCAGACGTTATTCTGATTCCCTTTGACCCCAACCAAGCTAATCCCCAAGAAACCTATCACAAGTTGAAGCAAGCTAAAATCACTGAAAATGTTCCGGTGTTATGGATGAATAGTTATTCTGACTTGAATGTACAATATCTAACGTCCTTTACCTCAACCCTTGAGGCGAATAATCCCTTGACAGCCTCGAATTTTTCCTTTGGTGATTTACCGATTGATACAACGATTAAAAGTCTCAAAAATCAAATTGAAATGCAGCAAAAATTATTAATTAAATTACAAGCTGAAAACCAACACCTGAAACGTCTAGCTTCTTTAGATGATTTAACTCAAGTAGCCAATCGTCGTCAATTTTATAGCTACTTACAAGAACAATGGCAATCCTGCCAAGAAGACTATCTTTCCATGATCTTATGTGATGTGGATTTTTTCAAACTTTATAATGATACTTACGGTCATTTAGCCGGGGATTATTGTTTACAACAAATAGCCCAGGCTATTGAAACGGCAGTTCGTAGAGTTAGGGAACCAGAACCCTATTTAGTCGCCCGTTATGGGGGAGAAGAATTTGCTGTAATTTTACCCTATTTAGATCAAGAAAATGCGCGTAAAGTTGCTGAAGAAATTCAACTGCAAATTCGATATTTAAAAATTCCCCATCGTTCCTCTCCCATCCGTTCTTATATTACCAGTAGTTTAGGGGTTGCCTGTTCTATTCCCGGAGAAGAATCCCATTTACAAGAGTTGATTAGTGCGGCAGACAAAGCCATGTATCACGCCAAGTCAGAAGGACGAGATCAAGTTAAAGTCGCTTCAGATATTCTCTAA